CGGAGCACTGTCACTGTCACTGTCGGAGAAACAAGCGGCAAAGCCACTCTTGTCCCTCACGGAGTCTCTGCTGACGGACTGTCCCGTTTTGCCCCCTGACTTTTTAACTTTTCTTACACATTTTGGTGTGGATTGTTCCAAGGCACACGGCATGCCACCGGAAAGTTTTGTATCACTACCCTCACTTGACGATTCCTTGTAAAATTGTCCTATTTTATCCCTATTAACTGTCCGGCTGCGGAGACATCTGGACGAGGCGTTGTCCTTCCTGGTGCTCTTGGTGTCTGGCGAGGCCACGTTCACCGCCGGACTGGAAGTGACTGGCTCCATGAAACTATTCAACTGCAACACTGAAGCGTTGGTTTCCTCGACATCTAATTTCACACCTTTTCTTCTTCCACTTCTTGTCCTGGAAACTACTTTTTCTTCTGAATTTTCCTTCCGATTTACGTTAAGAGTCCCTTTACGCATGTTATACCTCCTGCCGGTGGCATTGGGTTTGGAGAGAGCCATGTTAGTTGAACAGTTCGGTTCGAGAGTTTCCGTGTTGTTTTTGTGGCGTCGGGGATACCTGGACGCACCGCTGCTTCGGGACTggaaagaaatatttaaattatttttactttctcgtttattatttttgctaGTGTTGTTATTGCCTTCTAACTTTGTCTCCATGAATTTCAGTATGGATGTGCTTTTGTTCACCGCAGTGGACCGCTCCTGACTTTTCACTGTTACTAGTTTGACGGCATTTTGAGATGAATCGGTGCTGCAGTTCAATGCAGCAGTGTCTGGAAACCCGGTATTGACAGACTTGTTTATGCACATTATTATTTTGTCGCCCTGCAATCTCCGTTTTGAGTGCTTTGTCAGAGTCCTAGTGTTTTGATTTCTCAACTTTTGTGGCCTTTTCGATGAGTGTACTTTAGTGGATCGGATATAATTGGCCGTGAAACCAGACACATCACTCAAGTCCTCGAACTGACCGTTGGGTACAATGTGATTTGTTCCTTTTCTAGACGACATTACCTTGCTCTTGCTCTGGTTGTTTGTGACCACTTTGTCCGACCGTTTGTCCTCTCCCTCCACAACATCTTGTTTACCATTAACGATGCTAGCGTTGAATATTTCAAAGGAACTATTGAGGGTACTGTTATTCCATTTCTGTTGAGCCGTTCGCAAGCTTCTCCTCAACTGCACCACTTTTGGTGTTGACGTGGAAACTTTATTCTTTTTAGGCACTCTTGTGGGACAACTCTTTTGCGACTTCATGTTTTTAGATTTCTTTGGTGCTGATGACAAATTAATATTGAAGTCTACATCGGAGTCGGCTCGGTCAGACTTGCAGCTGTTGGGGTTGGGCTTTTGAATCTGTGGAGTTTTAAAGTAGACATTCTGCTGCTTTTCTGATGACACTGAATCTTCATCtaacaattttttctttttcggGGCTGGCTCCCGATCTTCGCTTTTAACACTGGGGGGTTTGGCCGTGGAGCACTGCGGCTGCTCAGACTGTTTTTTGAGGATATTGTCATAGTTGAAGAGGCAGGGGGCACGCTTGGTGTAAATCCAGTACGATATCTCATCCATGTTGCTCATAAAGGGAGGGTCGTGGTGCGGAGGGCGGAGCGCGGGGGGCGCGGGCGGGGCGCGAGGCGAGCGCGCAGGAGTCGCGCCAGGCACTGCAGCGGTGAACGCCAGCCGCACGACGCCCGGAGTACCAGCTCCGCACTTCCGCTTGATCCCGCGCCCGCGCGCGGCCCGGGCTTGCTCGCTCCCATCATCATCACATTCCATGCACCTGCACATTCAACATATTTTGAGCATCAACCTCACCTtctcatataaaaataaagtttcacAGTCAGAGAAACTTCAGAATGCATGCCATATCATGAGATGAGATACAGGTTATTTAGcatattaaaacaataataatttacatcTGTACAAAAATCAAACTGCAAAATATTTGTAGTTTTATTTGTACCACAAATCACTTAACTAATTTAGACTGGActtttgcataggtatatttgttatattaattaattgatgTTCTCAAAACGAACAACTCAGTTTTCTTAAAATCGGTTGAGTGTAACACAAGTTACAGCTTGACCATATTTTCACACGAACTAAGCTAGGGGCGAAAACTAATACTCAACAAATGGGCGAAGACTCAATAAATTACGCTATTGCAGCTGTACACCTCAAAATGTTTCAATATGACGCCGTCTTCACATGAACGGAATACGAAGGGGAACAGTTGAtcaatttacttacttttacgATTCTGACTGTGGCAAAACTTGTTTTTACAATTTCCTAATACGAACAGACACACCAACTTCACTAATTTCATGAAATTCGACGTAGTTTTCGCAAAACTGGTCAACTGAGAATGGTACCTGACGACGAAACACTAGTGTCACAAGAGTCAATATAGGTAAAGATGGATCTTATTAGGAGTCACATTTAACTTCCAAGATAAAATAACACGCGAAATTTTTGAAATCAAAGCGTTATGTACTTAAAGGGGATTATTATAAATTgagattaattaaaaataaaaggaaacaTTACGGCACAATCACAGcaaagctttttaatttttttttattagttccaAAGACATCACAGCAGAGACAGCAGTTCTTGGTGTTCACAGATTACAGCTATACTCTATGCATTACAGTCGTCACTATAGACTTACTAAACAAGTAGACGAAAGACGAAACTGAAACTCGGTGCTGCAGGTGCTGCAAAATCAATatttctcaaaaggaaaaacggaacccttatagcatcactttgttgtctgtctgtctgtctgacagtcagtctgtcaagaaacctacaggggtGATATAAATAACACACGAAATGACCTATGAACttatagttagtattttcaattttcgaagtaagataactatatcaagtggggtatcatattatgaaagggctttgcctttGCATTCTgcgacaatttttatttattttttatatatttttttttatctctatattagtgtacatttatttaaaactttagcactgtatagtatattatacatacagaaaaaacttatcactaaaaattttatacttacaaaaaatatacgccgtccaaatggtcatttatgggcattgtgcccaaaacactggcgctattacctcgctgaacggcaagggtcaaccgttgagcgaaataagcaccagctcttgggtcaccagacgcgtggatcagcttttgggacacgacgtttataaaagctttcgtgtccgatgaccatgggcccagagtctcaaacgcaatCTCTATATTGATTTATTGAACAATATCCTAGGTATGCTTACAGCAACGGCAAATCGCATACCGAGTCAGAAGTaagataatatatataattgATTAAATTCacattatactaatattaaaaacatctaATTGTTGGTGCTGAGAAAtcaattttatgcatcatagtttttaaaatacgattttagtacggaacccttggtgtgcgagtctgattcgcacttggccggtttttatttaattttttaaaatatttgaaacttACGATTGATATGTTTACAATGTTACCCGTGACAACTGTACTGCTCATTCTGCTAATCTTCAGTCTCATTCTGTGGATATGACTAAGACgtgtcgtagatagagtaataaaggtagatgcaggaacgtttgctttctcattcgcactaaaaagagagcacagataaagttaataatgtgataaacagagacgcagctaacctatttttgtcccgtatcgtgtaactggtttttttcaagaatacatacaacttacatacaagaaattgcaaaacaaactttgagaatttgtGGCGTaattctcatgagttatttacttgttttcacattaaaaacgtttaatacaaatattgttgatcggttaatacaaatattgactactaaacaatggtaataataattgtcgtgttactCA
The nucleotide sequence above comes from Maniola hyperantus chromosome 8, iAphHyp1.2, whole genome shotgun sequence. Encoded proteins:
- the LOC117984257 gene encoding uncharacterized protein isoform X1, which produces MECDDDGSEQARAARGRGIKRKCGAGTPGVVRLAFTAAVPGATPARSPRAPPAPPALRPPHHDPPFMSNMDEISYWIYTKRAPCLFNYDNILKKQSEQPQCSTAKPPSVKSEDREPAPKKKKLLDEDSVSSEKQQNVYFKTPQIQKPNPNSCKSDRADSDVDFNINLSSAPKKSKNMKSQKSCPTRVPKKNKVSTSTPKVVQLRRSLRTAQQKWNNSTLNSSFEIFNASIVNGKQDVVEGEDKRSDKVVTNNQSKSKVMSSRKGTNHIVPNGQFEDLSDVSGFTANYIRSTKVHSSKRPQKLRNQNTRTLTKHSKRRLQGDKIIMCINKSVNTGFPDTAALNCSTDSSQNAVKLVTVKSQERSTAVNKSTSILKFMETKLEGNNNTSKNNKRESKNNLNISFQSRSSGASRYPRRHKNNTETLEPNCSTNMALSKPNATGRRYNMRKGTLNVNRKENSEEKVVSRTRSGRRKGVKLDVEETNASVLQLNSFMEPVTSSPAVNVASPDTKSTRKDNASSRCLRSRTVNRDKIGQFYKESSSEGSDTKLSGGMPCALEQSTPKCVRKVKKSGGKTGQSVSRDSVRDKSGFAACFSDSDSDSAPLKQRKFFC
- the LOC117984257 gene encoding uncharacterized protein isoform X2; this translates as MECDDDGSEQARAARGRGIKRKCGAGTPGVVRLAFTAAVPGATPARSPRAPPAPPALRPPHHDPPFMSNMDEISYWIYTKRAPCLFNYDNILKKQSEQPQCSTAKPPSVKSEDREPAPKKKKLLDEDSVSSEKQQNVYFKTPQIQKPNPNSCKSDRADSDVDFNINLSSAPKKSKNMKSQKSCPTRVPKKNKVSTSTPKVVQLRRSLRTAQQKWNNSTLNSSFEIFNASIVNGKQDVVEGEDKRSDKVVTNNQSKSKSRSSGASRYPRRHKNNTETLEPNCSTNMALSKPNATGRRYNMRKGTLNVNRKENSEEKVVSRTRSGRRKGVKLDVEETNASVLQLNSFMEPVTSSPAVNVASPDTKSTRKDNASSRCLRSRTVNRDKIGQFYKESSSEGSDTKLSGGMPCALEQSTPKCVRKVKKSGGKTGQSVSRDSVRDKSGFAACFSDSDSDSAPLKQRKFFC